A genomic region of Methanosarcina thermophila TM-1 contains the following coding sequences:
- a CDS encoding MoaD/ThiS family protein: MSKRVHVTIQAGEISEQTVEIAESATYEDLLNTLNINQETVLVLNGGNAVPLDGAVNSDRLTILRVVTGG; encoded by the coding sequence GTGAGTAAAAGAGTACACGTAACAATCCAAGCTGGAGAGATTTCTGAGCAGACCGTAGAAATAGCTGAGAGCGCTACCTACGAAGACCTGCTAAACACTTTGAATATAAATCAGGAAACAGTACTTGTATTAAATGGAGGGAATGCTGTCCCCCTAGATGGAGCAGTCAATTCCGACAGACTTACAATCCTTAGAGTTGTCACAGGTGGCTGA
- a CDS encoding methanogenesis marker 16 metalloprotein, with product MNGALDDIGKSRTILEIQNKIDAGDAVVLTATEICAKIRAGEEIGFEDVDVVTTATRGIMSGTYAVLSFKVAEPDSFVKASKVLLNGVPAVVGPCPNERLGILDLIVLGTAHSEFDPNYGGGHLFREMVEGKTIKVDVTTSEGKQFSVETQLSEIPYAKLHATRHTFKNYRAFVNPGKESIKTIFHALPFEGEFKEMTFCGCGELNPIENDPRLETIGIGTRVLINGADGFVTGAGTRSAPDNPNLTGFADMHDMIPEYMGGFVTSAGPEIINTWAVPIPILHEGMMKNILKLDKEIPLKLVDLAGRIPLCEITYGDVWDNADLNIKYDPEKCINCMDCLVIEACPMGAVRRGETGAVHQPELCFNCGLCISRCRGEAFSANLGSVRCAVGGCFRDIKVTLRQSDRARAIIAAEELKEKILTGRFRLTEPVEKISWRE from the coding sequence ATGAACGGAGCACTTGATGACATAGGAAAATCCCGCACAATTCTGGAAATTCAGAATAAGATTGATGCCGGGGACGCCGTGGTTCTAACGGCAACAGAAATTTGTGCGAAAATTCGGGCAGGAGAGGAGATAGGGTTTGAAGATGTGGATGTCGTAACTACTGCAACGCGCGGCATTATGAGCGGAACATACGCTGTACTTTCGTTCAAAGTTGCAGAGCCTGACTCCTTCGTCAAAGCTTCTAAAGTCCTGCTTAACGGTGTGCCTGCAGTTGTGGGTCCCTGCCCTAATGAAAGGCTCGGAATCCTTGATCTGATCGTACTCGGAACCGCTCACAGCGAGTTCGATCCCAATTACGGAGGCGGACATCTATTCAGGGAGATGGTAGAAGGAAAGACTATTAAAGTTGATGTAACTACCAGTGAAGGAAAACAATTCTCGGTGGAGACGCAGCTTTCTGAAATCCCCTATGCAAAACTCCATGCGACAAGGCACACTTTTAAGAATTACCGAGCTTTTGTAAATCCCGGGAAAGAGTCTATCAAAACTATTTTTCATGCCCTACCGTTTGAAGGCGAGTTTAAAGAAATGACTTTTTGCGGCTGTGGTGAGTTAAATCCCATTGAAAATGACCCCAGGCTCGAGACTATAGGGATCGGAACAAGAGTGCTTATCAACGGAGCAGATGGGTTTGTCACCGGTGCCGGCACTCGAAGCGCTCCGGATAATCCGAATCTTACAGGTTTTGCGGACATGCATGACATGATTCCTGAATACATGGGAGGCTTTGTAACATCTGCAGGTCCTGAAATTATCAATACCTGGGCTGTCCCAATCCCTATCCTTCATGAAGGGATGATGAAAAATATCCTGAAACTCGATAAGGAAATTCCACTAAAGCTGGTAGACCTTGCAGGCCGAATCCCGCTCTGTGAGATTACCTACGGTGATGTCTGGGATAATGCGGACCTGAATATTAAGTACGATCCCGAAAAATGCATTAATTGCATGGATTGCCTTGTAATTGAAGCCTGTCCTATGGGTGCTGTAAGACGCGGGGAAACCGGAGCTGTACACCAGCCTGAACTTTGCTTTAACTGTGGGCTTTGCATTTCAAGGTGCAGGGGAGAAGCTTTCAGTGCAAACCTGGGTTCTGTCAGATGTGCAGTCGGAGGTTGCTTCAGGGATATTAAAGTGACCCTGCGCCAGTCTGACCGTGCGAGGGCAATTATAGCCGCTGAGGAACTTAAAGAAAAAATCCTGACAGGAAGATTCAGGCTTACCGAACCTGTAGAAAAAATAAGCTGGAGAGAGTAA
- the comE gene encoding sulfopyruvate decarboxylase subunit beta, with protein sequence MANPEEEVIAIMKKTGIDLAATLPCDRIKNLLPLVSENFPEIRLTREENGVGICAGAYLAGGKPMMLIQSTGLGNMINALESLNVICKIPLPVLASWRGVYREGIEAQVPLGVHLSAILEGAGLEFTVIHEAEKLPLLENVIRDAFENLRPHIALISPKVWEGSECCAWEIAGMPEKPEVMERTCRFNFTRETLRPLMLRNDAICAIASELDDEITVINLGVPCKELYACRDRDLNFYMFGSMGLVSSIGLGIALRTKKTVVTFDGDGSLLMNPNALLEIAREAPKNLIIICLDNGAYGSTGSQETCALRYIDLEILANACGIQNTAKVNSREGLIEAFRKFRSMQELSFIHVILKPGNTGAPNIPLSPEEVTKRFKEALKAEN encoded by the coding sequence ATGGCAAATCCGGAAGAAGAAGTTATAGCAATTATGAAAAAAACAGGGATAGACCTTGCTGCGACTCTGCCCTGTGACAGAATCAAGAACCTGCTTCCCCTGGTTTCAGAGAATTTTCCAGAAATCCGGTTAACAAGAGAAGAGAACGGTGTGGGCATCTGTGCGGGAGCTTACCTTGCAGGGGGGAAGCCCATGATGCTTATCCAGAGCACAGGGCTAGGAAATATGATAAATGCCCTGGAGTCGCTGAATGTAATATGTAAGATCCCCCTGCCTGTGCTGGCAAGCTGGCGTGGAGTATATAGAGAAGGCATAGAAGCACAGGTTCCGCTTGGTGTCCATCTGTCAGCAATCCTTGAGGGAGCAGGGCTGGAATTTACAGTAATCCATGAAGCTGAAAAACTCCCTCTCCTTGAAAACGTGATAAGAGATGCGTTTGAAAACTTAAGGCCGCATATTGCCCTGATCTCCCCGAAAGTTTGGGAAGGCTCGGAGTGCTGCGCCTGGGAAATTGCAGGAATGCCTGAGAAGCCGGAGGTTATGGAAAGGACATGCAGGTTTAATTTTACAAGGGAAACTCTAAGACCACTCATGTTAAGGAACGATGCGATTTGTGCAATTGCTTCCGAACTCGATGATGAAATTACAGTAATAAATCTGGGAGTGCCCTGCAAGGAGCTTTATGCTTGCAGGGACAGGGATCTTAATTTCTATATGTTCGGCTCAATGGGGCTTGTCTCGTCTATAGGGCTTGGCATAGCTCTTCGAACTAAAAAGACAGTTGTGACCTTTGATGGGGACGGCAGTCTGCTTATGAACCCCAATGCCCTGCTCGAGATTGCCAGAGAAGCCCCGAAAAACCTGATAATTATATGCCTTGATAACGGTGCATACGGCTCCACAGGCTCACAGGAAACCTGCGCTCTACGATATATTGACCTAGAGATTCTCGCCAATGCCTGTGGAATCCAGAACACGGCTAAAGTAAACAGCAGAGAGGGACTAATCGAAGCTTTCAGGAAATTTCGAAGCATGCAGGAACTTTCCTTTATACATGTAATCCTGAAACCCGGAAATACAGGAGCTCCGAATATCCCCCTGAGCCCTGAAGAAGTTACAAAACGCTTTAAAGAAGCTCTAAAAGCCGAAAATTAA
- a CDS encoding cysteate synthase, with translation MGRFKLKCLKCGREYDQEHRLTCENDDSFLRTEYFEKKLELRNQPGIGRFHSWLPVQEELITDAGPITYKSEAFARELGLSNLYIGFSGYWPERSAFIKTCSFKELEAYPTMQLLKETGGKAIVLASAGNTGRAFAHVSALTGIDVYIVVPDSGISSLWLPEEPTESIHLIRMSPGNDYTDAINLAGRIAKLPGMVPEGGARNVARRDGMGTVMLDAAVTIGRIPDHYFQAVGSGTGGISAWEASIRLRDDGRFGQKLAKLQLSQNLPFVPMYNAWQERRRDIIPELDMKNAKKQIEETYATVLTNRAPPYGVTGGLYDALVDTDGIMYAVTKEEALEAKSLFESLEGIDILSPSAVAVASLLKAVEAGKVSRDDTILLNVAGGGYKRLKEDFNLSQVPPVATATDPDMPLEELNI, from the coding sequence ATGGGAAGATTCAAACTTAAATGTCTCAAGTGTGGAAGAGAATACGATCAGGAACACAGGCTCACCTGTGAGAACGATGATTCCTTTTTACGGACAGAATACTTCGAAAAAAAGCTGGAACTAAGAAACCAGCCAGGTATTGGACGATTTCATTCCTGGCTTCCGGTTCAGGAAGAACTTATCACGGACGCGGGACCTATAACCTACAAAAGTGAAGCCTTTGCCAGGGAACTAGGGCTTTCAAACCTTTATATAGGGTTCAGTGGATACTGGCCCGAAAGAAGTGCGTTCATTAAAACCTGCAGTTTCAAAGAACTTGAAGCCTACCCGACCATGCAGCTTCTGAAAGAAACCGGGGGAAAAGCAATAGTTCTTGCCTCTGCAGGAAACACGGGCAGGGCTTTTGCACACGTCTCGGCTTTGACAGGAATTGATGTTTATATAGTGGTGCCAGATTCGGGAATCTCAAGTCTCTGGCTGCCCGAAGAACCAACCGAATCCATTCATCTTATACGCATGAGCCCCGGAAATGATTACACTGATGCTATCAATCTTGCGGGTCGGATTGCAAAGTTGCCTGGCATGGTTCCCGAAGGTGGGGCTAGAAATGTTGCCAGAAGAGATGGGATGGGCACTGTAATGCTGGATGCAGCCGTAACCATAGGGAGAATTCCTGACCATTATTTCCAGGCTGTCGGAAGTGGGACTGGAGGAATCTCAGCCTGGGAAGCCTCAATACGCCTCAGGGATGACGGGCGGTTCGGGCAAAAACTTGCGAAACTTCAGCTTTCCCAGAACCTTCCTTTTGTGCCAATGTACAATGCCTGGCAGGAGAGGAGAAGAGATATTATTCCCGAACTTGATATGAAGAACGCAAAGAAACAGATCGAGGAAACTTATGCCACAGTACTTACCAATCGGGCTCCCCCGTACGGGGTAACAGGCGGGCTTTATGATGCTCTTGTAGACACTGACGGAATAATGTATGCAGTTACGAAAGAAGAAGCCCTTGAAGCCAAGTCCCTTTTTGAATCCCTGGAAGGAATCGATATCCTGTCCCCTTCGGCAGTTGCAGTAGCGTCCCTATTAAAAGCTGTAGAGGCAGGAAAGGTCTCGAGGGATGATACCATTCTCCTGAATGTTGCAGGTGGGGGATATAAACGTCTTAAAGAGGACTTCAACCTTTCCCAGGTCCCGCCAGTAGCTACTGCCACAGATCCGGACATGCCTCTAGAAGAACTGAATATATGA
- a CDS encoding zinc ribbon domain-containing protein — protein MSRNINFVCPKCGNNSYETGEIRTTGGFLSKLLDLQNKKFTHVTCKRCKYTEFYQADSSMLGNIFDLFT, from the coding sequence ATGAGCAGAAATATTAACTTCGTGTGCCCCAAATGCGGTAATAATTCATACGAAACCGGCGAGATCCGCACTACAGGCGGTTTTCTCAGTAAACTCCTCGATCTCCAGAACAAGAAATTCACCCACGTCACCTGCAAGCGCTGTAAATACACCGAATTCTACCAGGCTGACAGCAGCATGCTTGGGAATATTTTCGATTTGTTTACGTAA
- a CDS encoding tetratricopeptide repeat protein, producing MSRSKVRNLLLLKQIHSAVAHIKKGKLDKALETLDKAENSARKSKSTDALYYILFTRGSILYTAAKYDDALGTYERAIDAGSELLKADPENVDYQHYMGTTLSNTGNLLKKKGETSQAAEYYTRAREIYANLLAKEPENAVFRSYAGENLNNYAALLAEMGSFEEAQEVLRQAIELYEKLLEEKPDYLDYQAGLSVALSQLGNCLIQQGPENHDSAKSNLKKALTMQENLLNQQPENKNVAEAIALTRERLKKLENAEKQEILENPDNTGNTESTEEV from the coding sequence ATGTCCAGAAGCAAGGTAAGAAATCTCCTCCTTCTTAAGCAGATTCATAGTGCTGTAGCCCATATCAAAAAAGGTAAGCTGGATAAAGCCCTTGAAACCCTAGACAAAGCCGAAAACTCGGCAAGAAAGTCAAAATCCACTGATGCCCTCTATTATATTCTTTTTACGCGCGGAAGCATTCTTTATACTGCAGCGAAATATGATGATGCCCTTGGGACCTATGAGAGGGCGATTGATGCAGGTTCAGAACTACTTAAAGCCGATCCTGAGAATGTCGATTACCAGCACTATATGGGCACAACCCTGAGCAATACCGGAAACCTGCTTAAAAAGAAAGGTGAAACTTCACAAGCTGCCGAATATTACACCCGAGCCCGTGAGATCTATGCAAACCTCCTAGCAAAAGAGCCTGAGAATGCGGTTTTCCGATCCTATGCCGGCGAGAATCTGAATAATTATGCAGCTCTCCTCGCGGAAATGGGCTCTTTTGAAGAAGCACAGGAGGTTCTCAGGCAGGCAATTGAGCTTTACGAAAAGCTCCTTGAAGAAAAGCCAGACTACCTCGACTACCAGGCGGGACTTTCAGTCGCACTCAGCCAGCTTGGAAACTGCCTTATCCAGCAGGGTCCGGAAAATCACGATTCTGCGAAATCAAACCTTAAAAAAGCTCTTACCATGCAGGAAAATCTCCTCAACCAGCAGCCCGAAAATAAAAACGTAGCAGAAGCGATTGCTTTAACCCGCGAAAGGCTGAAAAAACTGGAAAATGCGGAAAAACAGGAAATACTGGAGAACCCAGATAATACGGGGAACACGGAAAGTACGGAAGAGGTTTGA
- the lonB gene encoding ATP-dependent protease LonB gives MVNNTNKNIDESSGKMDDPTQNMGEPVQTVDKSAANQERDESGRGMTEPEPNQIKAASESNQDMDEDEDIDIGFHFEDTSSIEVPKLLIDQVLGQEHAVEVVKKAASQRRHIMMIGTPGTGKSLLAKAMAELLPKEELKDILVYPNLEDLNNPKIREVPAGKGREIVMAHKMEARKKVQARNMLMMLFVVGIVIYSYFVAQLLWGIIAGIMILMLTRQFLPKEEMMIPKLAVSNYDKEHAPYIDATGAHAGALLGDVRHDPFQSGGLETPAHDRVEAGDIHKAHKGVLFIDEINTLKLESQQSLLTALQEKEYPITGQSERSSGALVKTEPVPCDFIMVSAGNLDAVQKMHPALRSRIKGYGYEVYMRDSMEDTPENRKKLVRFVAQEVVRDGHIPHFDEGAVKEVIREARRRAGRKGHLTLKLRDLGGLVRVAGDIARSEGAPLTTAEHVLAAKRIARSIEQQLADSYLEQRKDYESFLREGSAVGRVNGLAVMGGDSGIVLPIVSEVTPAISGAEGRIIATGKLKTIAKEAVQNVSAVIKNMTGTDITRHDVHIQFVGTYEGVEGDSASVSIATAVISAIEKIPVDQTVAMTGSLSVRGDVLPVGGVTYKIEAAAQAGLKKVIIPKANEADVLIEKAYRKKIQIIPVSSIAEVMEHSLVGPKKNSIIEKLRCITKLSFDIPEVTPASVQAKNLLGCRN, from the coding sequence ATGGTGAATAATACTAATAAGAATATAGACGAGTCTTCGGGGAAGATGGACGATCCCACTCAAAATATGGGGGAACCCGTTCAGACCGTAGACAAGTCTGCGGCCAACCAGGAGAGGGATGAGTCCGGTAGGGGTATGACTGAGCCTGAACCCAACCAGATTAAGGCCGCGTCTGAGTCCAATCAGGACATGGATGAAGATGAAGATATTGATATTGGCTTTCATTTTGAAGACACTTCTAGTATAGAAGTGCCCAAACTTCTTATCGACCAAGTGCTGGGGCAGGAGCATGCCGTAGAAGTCGTGAAAAAGGCAGCCAGCCAGAGACGGCACATCATGATGATAGGGACTCCAGGAACAGGGAAATCCCTTCTTGCAAAAGCAATGGCAGAACTTCTTCCTAAAGAGGAGCTCAAGGATATTCTTGTATACCCTAACCTGGAGGATCTGAACAATCCCAAAATAAGGGAGGTTCCTGCAGGAAAGGGCAGAGAAATCGTCATGGCTCACAAGATGGAAGCTAGGAAGAAAGTCCAGGCAAGAAATATGCTTATGATGCTTTTTGTTGTGGGCATTGTTATTTACTCTTATTTTGTTGCCCAGTTGTTATGGGGTATTATTGCAGGCATTATGATACTCATGTTAACCCGCCAGTTCTTGCCTAAAGAAGAAATGATGATTCCAAAACTGGCGGTTTCCAATTACGACAAAGAGCACGCACCCTACATCGATGCAACCGGAGCTCACGCAGGAGCCCTGCTCGGCGATGTAAGGCACGACCCATTCCAGTCAGGTGGGCTTGAAACCCCCGCTCACGATAGGGTAGAGGCAGGAGATATCCACAAGGCACACAAAGGTGTGCTCTTTATTGACGAAATCAACACTCTCAAGCTGGAATCCCAGCAGAGTCTTCTTACTGCACTTCAGGAAAAGGAATATCCAATTACCGGACAGTCCGAGAGAAGTTCGGGAGCACTTGTCAAAACCGAGCCCGTACCCTGTGACTTTATCATGGTCTCTGCAGGAAACCTGGATGCTGTGCAGAAAATGCATCCTGCGCTCAGGTCGAGAATAAAAGGCTATGGTTACGAGGTCTATATGCGGGACTCGATGGAAGACACTCCCGAGAACCGGAAGAAATTGGTCCGCTTCGTGGCTCAGGAAGTTGTCAGAGACGGTCATATCCCTCACTTCGATGAAGGCGCAGTAAAAGAAGTGATCCGTGAAGCCAGAAGGCGGGCAGGCAGGAAAGGACACTTAACCCTCAAGCTGCGTGACCTTGGAGGTCTTGTGCGTGTGGCAGGGGATATTGCCCGTTCCGAAGGCGCTCCATTGACAACTGCAGAGCACGTACTTGCAGCAAAGAGAATTGCAAGATCTATTGAACAGCAGCTTGCAGACAGCTACCTAGAACAGCGCAAGGATTACGAATCCTTCCTCAGAGAAGGTTCTGCTGTGGGCAGGGTTAACGGACTTGCAGTCATGGGCGGAGACTCAGGAATTGTACTCCCTATTGTATCCGAAGTCACTCCTGCAATTTCCGGAGCCGAAGGAAGAATTATAGCAACAGGCAAACTCAAGACGATTGCAAAAGAAGCGGTGCAAAACGTCTCTGCTGTGATTAAAAATATGACCGGTACGGATATCACCAGACATGATGTCCATATCCAATTTGTAGGAACCTACGAAGGTGTAGAGGGAGACAGTGCATCGGTTTCCATTGCAACTGCTGTTATATCTGCCATAGAAAAGATTCCTGTAGACCAGACTGTAGCAATGACAGGTTCCCTTTCAGTCAGGGGCGATGTCTTGCCTGTAGGAGGAGTTACCTATAAGATTGAGGCTGCAGCCCAGGCTGGCCTGAAGAAAGTCATTATTCCTAAAGCAAATGAGGCAGATGTTCTTATCGAGAAGGCTTACAGGAAAAAGATTCAGATTATCCCCGTTTCCTCTATTGCTGAGGTAATGGAACACAGCCTTGTAGGTCCGAAAAAGAACTCAATTATTGAAAAACTTCGATGTATTACAAAGCTCAGCTTTGATATTCCCGAAGTTACACCTGCTTCCGTACAGGCTAAGAATCTTCTTGGGTGCAGGAACTGA
- a CDS encoding TldD/PmbA family protein codes for MTDIMQHIKFYDCRIIEGSSTSIILDNGKIEEISRNFTRGAGIRALCGGSWGYTSVEGDINLKKGVDAASKLAFSMNASTPKEEVELAAINPPEVKNLPEIRIDPKDVSIEEKVDLLKDIEISAKVKGVNSTKVMYLESEFKIEYRSSEGIEAGYELTNVGFVVSAVASENGVYQAGRESRFGYGYELFENENVLELASKAGNTAVELLNAKTPKGGEMPVILDQELAGVFAHEAVGHASEADLVLEGDSILENRIGEQIASPLITIIDDPTLHEFGYYPFDSEGAQSKRTEIIKDGVFNSYLHSRETAAKLGGTPGNCRAQGYSMPIVRMSNTFIDNGDARFEEMLEEIKDGMYLIGSRGGQVNTGEGIFQFNAEKGYLIKNGELTELIKDVSLSGKTLEILNHVVLVGNDLKMTAGRCGKAGQLAPVSDGSPHLAISKALVGGA; via the coding sequence ATGACAGATATTATGCAGCACATTAAATTTTATGACTGCAGGATAATTGAGGGCAGTTCTACCTCAATTATTCTTGATAACGGAAAAATTGAGGAGATCTCCAGAAACTTCACAAGAGGAGCCGGCATAAGGGCTCTTTGTGGAGGTTCCTGGGGCTACACCTCAGTAGAAGGGGATATCAACCTTAAAAAAGGAGTCGACGCTGCCTCAAAACTCGCTTTTTCTATGAATGCCAGTACCCCAAAGGAAGAAGTAGAACTTGCAGCCATAAATCCTCCTGAGGTAAAGAATCTTCCTGAAATCAGGATTGACCCGAAGGATGTCTCTATTGAGGAAAAAGTCGATCTTTTAAAGGATATAGAAATTAGTGCAAAAGTAAAGGGCGTTAACAGTACCAAAGTGATGTACCTGGAATCCGAGTTTAAAATCGAATACAGGAGTTCCGAAGGTATTGAGGCGGGGTATGAGCTTACGAACGTCGGTTTTGTAGTTTCTGCGGTTGCCTCCGAGAACGGCGTGTATCAAGCAGGCAGAGAGAGCCGTTTTGGGTACGGATATGAGCTTTTTGAAAACGAAAATGTTCTGGAACTTGCCAGCAAAGCGGGAAATACTGCAGTTGAACTTCTCAATGCGAAAACTCCTAAAGGCGGAGAAATGCCTGTAATTCTTGATCAGGAGTTGGCTGGCGTCTTTGCTCACGAAGCCGTTGGACATGCATCCGAGGCTGATCTTGTCCTTGAAGGAGATTCTATTCTTGAAAACAGGATTGGAGAGCAGATTGCATCTCCCCTTATTACGATTATCGATGATCCTACCCTTCACGAGTTCGGATACTATCCTTTTGACTCCGAAGGGGCACAATCAAAAAGAACAGAAATAATCAAGGACGGAGTCTTTAATTCTTATCTTCATTCCCGTGAAACCGCAGCAAAACTCGGAGGAACTCCAGGGAATTGCAGAGCCCAGGGCTATTCCATGCCCATTGTCAGGATGAGCAATACCTTCATAGATAACGGGGATGCCAGATTTGAAGAAATGCTTGAAGAGATAAAGGACGGGATGTATCTTATAGGATCCAGAGGAGGACAGGTGAATACCGGAGAAGGAATTTTTCAGTTCAATGCTGAGAAAGGATACCTTATAAAAAATGGAGAACTCACCGAACTTATAAAGGATGTTTCTCTCTCAGGTAAAACCCTTGAGATACTCAACCACGTAGTTCTTGTAGGCAACGACCTGAAAATGACCGCAGGGAGATGTGGAAAAGCCGGGCAGCTTGCACCAGTATCAGATGGTTCTCCCCATCTGGCTATCTCAAAAGCCCTTGTTGGAGGTGCCTGA
- a CDS encoding TldD/PmbA family protein, protein MYELARKALRLAESAGAEEAEIYYAANRSTGVNFKKDAIEHAKDRFSEGIGIRAIVNGAVGFASTNSAAQIENAIEVAVAEAKVRRGDPDWVSLPSNGKYPTVSGIFDKKVEALELEACIEYALDLIEGTKEVPGTLPTSGGFSRAKGKQLILNTNGVEIEEESTVVSGFVDVITVNGQTSTAYDFAISRSLDIDFFALGKNAAELALKSNGGIKIEPQKTDVIFHPFALSGIIVEALAPSLDADNIQKGRSGLIDKLGEELAAPELNIYDDGLVEAGIETSASDDEGVPSQHTTVIEKGVLKTYLYDSYTAGKAGVKSTGNGARSSYASPPSVGLRNFIIDYPQTDIIADTQSGVFVNTVIGAHTANSISGDFSVEARNAFTIKDGALDKPIKSLMISGNAFELLKQITGAGFDVRKVGGIITPSIRVSNMSVVG, encoded by the coding sequence ATGTACGAGCTTGCAAGGAAAGCTCTCAGGCTTGCGGAAAGTGCAGGGGCTGAAGAAGCAGAGATCTATTACGCTGCAAATCGCTCAACAGGCGTGAACTTCAAAAAGGATGCCATAGAACATGCTAAAGACCGTTTTTCGGAAGGTATAGGCATCCGGGCTATAGTAAACGGAGCCGTTGGCTTTGCCAGTACGAATTCTGCAGCGCAGATAGAAAACGCCATAGAGGTCGCTGTTGCTGAAGCAAAGGTAAGGAGAGGCGACCCTGATTGGGTGAGTCTTCCTTCTAACGGGAAATATCCCACGGTTTCTGGTATTTTTGATAAAAAAGTTGAGGCTCTGGAACTTGAAGCCTGTATTGAATATGCCCTTGACCTTATTGAAGGCACAAAAGAGGTTCCGGGCACACTTCCGACTTCTGGAGGCTTTAGCCGTGCAAAAGGTAAGCAGCTTATTCTGAACACAAACGGCGTAGAGATAGAAGAGGAATCAACAGTTGTTTCCGGTTTTGTAGATGTCATCACGGTTAACGGGCAGACTTCGACAGCTTATGACTTCGCGATATCACGTTCTCTTGATATTGATTTCTTTGCCCTCGGAAAGAATGCCGCCGAACTTGCACTGAAGTCTAACGGCGGTATAAAAATCGAACCTCAAAAGACTGACGTGATTTTCCATCCGTTTGCTTTATCCGGCATTATTGTGGAAGCGCTTGCTCCTTCCCTTGATGCGGACAATATCCAGAAGGGAAGATCAGGTTTGATAGATAAACTTGGGGAAGAACTGGCAGCACCGGAACTGAATATCTATGATGACGGGCTGGTTGAAGCCGGAATTGAAACTTCAGCTTCGGATGACGAGGGTGTACCTTCGCAGCACACCACTGTAATTGAAAAAGGCGTGCTTAAGACTTATCTCTATGACAGTTATACCGCGGGGAAAGCAGGTGTAAAGAGCACAGGAAACGGTGCAAGGTCTTCTTATGCAAGCCCGCCTTCCGTAGGGCTCAGGAACTTTATTATTGATTACCCTCAGACTGATATTATTGCTGACACCCAGTCCGGAGTCTTCGTAAATACGGTAATCGGCGCACATACGGCAAATTCAATTTCAGGTGATTTCTCTGTAGAAGCCAGAAATGCCTTCACAATTAAAGACGGGGCTCTTGATAAACCTATAAAATCGCTGATGATTTCAGGCAACGCTTTTGAACTCTTAAAGCAAATTACAGGGGCAGGCTTTGATGTCAGGAAAGTCGGAGGAATAATTACGCCTTCCATCCGGGTTTCGAATATGAGCGTAGTAGGTTAA
- a CDS encoding universal stress protein has protein sequence MRGEVYQRIMIATDGSEFSKKAVVTGVDIARLSGAKVYAVYVVTPVAYTARDLGWVRASIENFRTEGKRATAFVEEIAKAANVEVEPVILEGHPAEEIIGFAEQNGMDLIVVGTLGKTGLDRFLLGSVAENVIRHSKIPVLVVKGEKSR, from the coding sequence ATGAGAGGGGAAGTTTATCAAAGAATAATGATCGCAACCGATGGTTCAGAATTCAGTAAAAAAGCAGTTGTAACTGGAGTTGATATTGCTAGACTAAGCGGAGCAAAAGTATACGCCGTATATGTAGTAACCCCTGTAGCCTATACTGCAAGGGATCTTGGATGGGTGAGAGCCAGCATAGAAAACTTCAGAACTGAAGGGAAAAGAGCTACAGCTTTTGTGGAAGAAATCGCTAAAGCTGCAAACGTAGAGGTTGAACCCGTAATACTTGAAGGACATCCGGCAGAAGAAATCATAGGGTTTGCAGAGCAGAATGGCATGGATTTGATAGTTGTGGGGACACTTGGAAAAACGGGACTTGATAGGTTCCTGCTTGGAAGTGTAGCTGAAAACGTTATCAGGCACTCAAAGATACCAGTGCTTGTTGTAAAAGGCGAAAAATCCAGGTAA
- a CDS encoding universal stress protein encodes MEGKSYTKVMIATDGSKHARKAIDAGIQFAKLTGAKLYAVYVIVSAGYTPRDFGWEASLREFLESEAKKAVNFVVDAGRAAGIEVEPLILEGHPADKILEFSEQESMDLIVMGTLGRTGLDRFLLGSVAEKVIRHSKIPVMVVKGEAEK; translated from the coding sequence GTGGAAGGCAAGAGTTATACAAAAGTGATGATTGCAACCGACGGCTCAAAGCATGCAAGGAAAGCAATTGACGCAGGAATCCAGTTTGCTAAACTCACAGGAGCAAAGCTTTACGCTGTATACGTAATCGTTTCTGCAGGCTATACTCCTAGAGATTTCGGCTGGGAAGCATCATTGAGAGAATTTCTGGAATCGGAAGCGAAAAAAGCTGTTAATTTTGTTGTGGATGCCGGAAGGGCCGCAGGCATTGAGGTTGAACCCTTAATTCTTGAAGGGCATCCTGCAGACAAAATTCTGGAATTTTCAGAACAGGAAAGCATGGACTTGATAGTTATGGGAACACTTGGAAGAACTGGGCTTGACAGATTCCTGCTTGGGAGTGTAGCTGAGAAGGTGATAAGGCATTCAAAGATCCCGGTCATGGTCGTAAAAGGCGAAGCTGAGAAATAA